Within Salmo trutta chromosome 30, fSalTru1.1, whole genome shotgun sequence, the genomic segment agattttactgctgctgtttaattatttgttacttttattttctatttttttcttaaaactgcattgttggttaagggcttataagtaagcatttcactgtaaggtctacacctgttgtattcagcgcatgtgacaaatagaattggatttgatttgagacatacagtacatattcaCAGTACCCCCTTCTATGTTTTATCTTTTTTCTTACTGGTGTTTAGTCTGCCGTTGTTTTGACCTCTGGTTGTTTGTGTTTTATTATAAAGCAACTTTAGGTCCTTGAAAAACGTTATTTAAGTCCCatgtattatcattattatataCAGAATTGGCATCAGCTAATGTGATTCGAGGTGCAGTCCAAAAACCAGAGTAACAAAACTCGAAATTACAGGTGCAACTCTTTCAGACACAATTACAAAGCTGTAGATTGTATTAGTTCAGAGTTTAAAACATTCCATTTTGCCAGCCATTGGCCTTCATCAGAAAAACGTCTTAAGTCTGACATGCAGCTATGAGGCGAACTCCGCTCAACACCCCATGTTGAATGAACTGTGAGGTGAGGAACATGACGTTTCACATTGGGAGGTTCTTGATGAGTGCGGCTGCTGTGCTGTGACTGAGATCAGGAGTGGGCGCCAGCAGACAGCTACACAGCTGAGGTAAGgccttaaaaaaaaaagcatgGTTTATGAACTAAGAAAATTCTCTTAACGTCAGTTAATCCGTGATTTCTATTTCCTACGATAACAATATAACGCTGATGtgactgaatatagcctacaacGGCGTAATGCCCTTTAATTCTCTCACCTTCACATGCTCAGGCAGGGCACCGCATGGACTCACTGCTACTGGTGGCTTCTGTGATGAGATTGTCGACTGTCTAACTATCTGGTCTTTCAAACCCTCTGTTCCTACTGCCGACCCCACACTACTGCTTCAGCTCCTTGCTCTCTACAGCAGGAAAGAGACTCATCTTCATCCTCTTACTCTGCTGTCCAGAGTCCTCAGGTTAAGATTTAGTAGAACAAACTCTGACATGTAATTTCTCCAGTGGTGTAaggtacttttacttaagtagttttgggggaTATCTGTACGTTACTGTTAAtattggacaacttttacttcactacattccaaaagaaaacaatgtactttttactccatacattttccctgacacccaaaagcactGGTTACATTGAATGGTCCTGCTGACAGGAAAAAgctccaattcatgcacttatgacaacccttgtcatccctactgcctctgatctggctgactcactaaacacaaatgcttggtttgtaaattatgtctgagtgatgTTGTGGCCCTGACAGTCCATTTTTTTgatacactttacaatagtgccatctggtttgcttaagaGGGAATTTGCAATTCTGtacttttaaatacattttagcaattacattgacTTTttatacataagtatatttacaaccaaatacttttactcaagtagtattttattgggtgactttcaCATTAGTAATTTTCTGTTAAGgcattacttttactcaagtatgacaattgggaacTTATTCTATCACCACATTTCTCCAACTTACCATCGTTTCGGCATATTTCCACCTGCCAAAGTGTCTCGAGACAAGTGTGGCTGCAGCGGTCCGGGTCTGACCGTCGCTGGAACACCCTCAGAGCCTGGAGGGCACTGGTAGCCCACCGTGAGGAGTGAACAGAGCAACAACCGAGAGCATCCCTCAAACCCTTGCTGGATCTACAGAACCATTTAACTGTATGTATTAGAAGTGATTCACTCTTTCACAATACTTTTTGAAAACATGCGAGTCATTCACACCAAGCTGTTTTGATGACAACCACTATAGGATTGTGGCTTTAGTATGAAAAGGTTCAAAAACAGTCAACCCAGTAACTAAGTTTGACATGAAGACAGCAATGgctgtttagacaggcagcccaacagTAATGTTTTTACCAAGTCACATCTTTTCAAAATCAGATCAAGATCAAAATCAGGTCAAAACATCAAAATTGGGCAGCTTGTGTTAAACTTTATTAGCTTCAAGTCAAACTTGGttactggggtgtgtgtgtgtgtgtgtgtgtgtgtgttcaacatTCATACTGAAGCCAAAACAGTATACAGTGGTGGTCATCTAACCCTGAAGCAGGTTAGACAGAATGAGCAAAACAATAAAAACAGGCAAACTGTGAAACTATGTTTAATTCTCTTTTCTGTGCGTGCAAATACAAACAGGTTAGAAGTAATAAAAAGACATTAGGGTCTTCAATCAGCATGTCAACAAGAGTGTCATGCCCTGTCAACAGTATAGTAAAGCATCTCAAGTACagtggagactgctgaggggagaatggctcataatggctggaatggtatcaaaaacatggttttcatatgtttgataccattctaaTCCATTCCGGACATTATTagccgtcctctcctcagcagccacCACTCTCAAATACGTCATAGACGGGTGACAAATAGCAGGGCAGGGCAAGGTATTGCCCTGAGGCATGGCAAGGTTTGTAAGATGCTATAGGAGTATCGCCATGTCTTAGGGCAAGGCAAAGTATACCTCCAATTTAGACATAAAATATATAAACtacacattctttaaaaaaaaaaaaaaaaatactaactTTCTAAATGGTGCAAATGGCAACAGTGACAGCATTGGCACaagtaacactttttttttttttaacaggacCAACCAATGGAACAGAGGGCAATCCAAAGCAGAGCACCACATCAATTGACCAACTAATCAATTAACCCAGCCTCTACTTGCAATGAACCAACATCAACAGCAAGAGAACCAATCTTCCTGTCTAACAACCAGCCCTGGATCCAACCAAAAGTTGGTTAGGATTGTTCATCAAGTGTGGGAGGCTTAACAATCCTAGCCTTCGGTACAGTTCTTCAAGCAACAGGTCTGCAAGTGCTGGACCTATACCTCAAACAATTATTTTCCCCACCAGGTGAGCAGATATATGCAGCATATATAGGGACTTCAGTTCTGagagacagtgagtgagtgaatggaaGTCTTCTTTAATGGGGTTAGAATAGAGGCCCTAGTCAACCATTGCAAACCAAATCCTTGGAGCAGGGGTGGTGCTCAGAATAGGTCATAATCGTCATATTCACTCGGGTACAGGGGGAGCTCATCGTCATCCTCATCATCCAGCAAGTCATCCAGCAGAGTCATAGCAATGACATAGTCAAGAAGTTGTAGGCTGCCCAAGTCATCCAGACTCGTCGCATGGTGCTATTGGAtaagagcaaaaaaaaaaaaaaaaatcttctgcAATTTAGAAACGCATTGAGTGGTCACAATATCAAATGTCTGTTCCCGTATATATTTATCCATGTTTAAAATGTGTGTGAAGCTAAAGTGATGGCAAATACTTACAGAATGTGCTGATCTGCGTCGGCGAGGTGGTCTGTAGCCATGAGGCAGGTCATGCCAATAGAGACACTCAGTCTTGAAGGGACAGCATCCATGACGCATGAAGAAACTACATCTTCTTTTACTGGAAAAACAGATGTGACCAGGACAACAGAAAACCTGAGTTTTGGCTAGGGGACAGGGACATTTCAATAACATCAATGGAGGAAAAGCAGGAATTCTTGATTAATCAGGAAGAATCACATTCCTTTAAAGCCATTATCCCAGAAAGAACACCATTTGACAATTCTAGACAGAATGACAAAAGCTAACCTGCATTTCTCTTTGAAGTTACGGATAAGGGTTTCCTTTGGTTGTCCCTCCACCCAGTACTTGTTAGGGACGTAAAACGCGGACTTCACTCTGCACTGTGGGCAGCTCCTTTGGCAAAAACAACAAATTAGCCCTTCCaggcaagtaaaaaaaaataataattgaaaacCCCTAGTAAAACAAGACTTTATTTTGCCATAAACTACGCTGCCCTGCCATCTTACTTTATAACTTCTTCATGGAAGTTTTTGGTTTTCCTCCAGGTGACGATGCAGCTCAGGCAGAAAGGATGGCTGCAGTTGGGCAGGATGCCAAAGCGCCTCTCAGCACTGGTCTTCTCGTACACAGTCTCCATGCAGATGCCACAGGTCACATCTTTACTTTGGTTGAAGGATTCCGTATGCTCCTGGGCCGTGTGGAAGGCAGCAGTGGCAGAGGAGGCACCATGCTCTGCTGCTACCTCCAGCGAGGAAGGCTCCTGCTAACAACAAATGTAACAGGCTTCGTTGTGCTACTTAGCAGTATTGCTTCCACGCTCAACATCCTAACCAGTAGGTGAACTTGTGTGTTGGCGAGGCAGAGGGCACATGGTCGCTCTGCTTGACAATGTATTAACCAGCTGCACCACCGAAAATTATCAAATTCAGCAGCAGTGACCTTTCAAGCTGTGGCACAAGCATCTAGGACAATCTTGAATCCCTTAAAGAATAAATACTTCCATGTGCTATCAGGGTATATTCTACATCTTGAATTTGAgattgcattaaaaaaaaaaatccttgagGTAGCAGAGAAAGTAACCTAATTTCCATAACAATGACAAACCTGCTGATTGACTAGAGGCCTCCATTCGCCTGCTTGAGCCGACAGTGTGCTGGATGGAACTGTAGTTTGGGCCGATGTCTCAGGACACTGTTGGACTGAAGGTTGGGGCTCTgtgacattagcatgtgatgaCGTCGCTGCAAATAAaggtacattgttacaacacacacaaactcagcaaaacaagaaacatccctttttcaggaccctgtcttttaaagataCGAAAAATCCAAATacttcagatcttcattgtaaagggtttctcatgcttgttcaatgaaccataaacaattaatgaacatgcacttgtggaatggtcgttaagacactaacagcttacagacggtaggcatttaaggtcacagttatgaaaatgtagGCCACTAAAGaaacctttctactgactctgaaaaacaccaaaagaaagatgcccagggttcctgctcatctgcgtgaacgtgccttaggcatgctgcaaggaggcatgaggactgcagatgtggccagggcaataaattgcaatgttcgtactgtgagacgcctaacacagcgctacagggagacaggacggacagctgattgtcctcacagtggcagatcacgtgtaacacctgcacaggttcGGTACAGCCAAACATCACAACTGCGGGATAGGtaaaggatggcaacaacaactgcccgagttacaccagaaacgcacaatccctcaatcagtgctcagactgtccacaataggctgagaggctggaatgagggcttgtaggcctgttgtgaggcaggtcctcaccagacatcaccggcaacaacgtcgccggaccagacaggactggcaaaagtgctcttcactgacgagtcgcggttttgtctcaccaggggtgattgacggatttgcgtttatcgtctaaggaatgagcgttacaccgaggcctgtactctggagctggatcgatttggaggtggagggtccgtcatggtctggggcggtgtgtcacagcatcattggactgagcttgttgtcattgcaggcaatctcaacgctgtgctttacagggaagacatcctccatgtggtacccttcctgcaggctcatcctgacatgaccctccagcatgacagtgccaccagccatactgctcgttctgtgcgtgatttcctgcaagacaggaatgtcagtgttctgccatgcccagcgaagagcccaggtctcaatcccattgagcacatctggtacctgttggatcagagggtgagggctagggccattcctcccagaaatgtccgggaaccttggtggaaaagtggggtaacatctcacagcaagaactggcaaatctggtgcagtccatgaggagatgcactacagtacttaatgcagctggtggccacaccagatactgactgacttTGATCcccaccccctttgttcagggagacATTATTCAagttctgttagtcacatgtctgtggcacttgttcagtttatgtctccgttgttgaatcttgttatgttcatacaaaatatttacacatgttaagtttgaaaATAAAACGCAGTTGACGTTTCTTTTTGCCGAGTTTACATGCAGTCAAATTCCTCTGTACAGTACTACAATACACCATCCTAGTCCCAGATCTATTTGAGCGACCTTGCTAACCCCTATGGTCCTTGTAATGCCAAACATTTGAGTTTGCAAGACTGGACAAACAGATAAGGAAACAGGTCAACAGTTTACCCCGATGCCAGGTTAAAACATAGCTAGCGGGACCAATTGAGGTCATACTCTGTCGTTGCGGTGAAGTTTGCGATGAACCTTCGGCTACATCCTCTTCTGTGATATCAGTGTTCTGACGGCCAAAGTTGTGCTGGAGGTGTGCTACATAGGTCTGCATGGACTCTGAGCCCCGGCGTCCTTGGCTGTGGAAGCCCTGTGCCTGTAGTAGAGATGGCTCTGACCCTCTACGTTCTGGTAGTGCATGGCCAACCCACGGGGTGTGAACCACAGGTGCTGAACCCCTCCTACTCAACCCCGCACTGGCTGCCTCAGGATCAGTGATGTGGAGATATCTGTGGAATAGGCAAAACATAATTAAATGACTCAAAGTAGGTAGTGTAAAGGTTTATAAGGTAGTCGGATTAGTAAGTCAGGTCATTGTGAATGTAATGTCTCACCTGCAGCCATCTCCAAACCAGCATCCACCTTTCTGGAAGTACCTGCATATTTGGGACGTCGGTGGCAACACTGACGGCAACTCGTGTAGATAATGACAGCTCGAACCGAATCTGCATGAACCGTTCAAAAATTGCCTGTAAAACAGATGTCATGGAACAATCACATTCACTGTAGATTTGAGACTCGGCatacaaaaaaaataagaaataacctGTCAAGACTGCAAGGCTCATGCTCTTCTCGATGTGGGTGTGTAGTGACCGGGGTTCGAACCCTTTTTAACCGAACATGTTAGTTACGCGTTAGCAACTAGAGGCAATGAAGTCCATAGCAACGACATTTCAATAGTGTAGTTATAACGATTTCCAATTAACGTTAAATCAATAACTGCTCTTAACAGAGTCATTATGCTTTAGTAGCACAAGTTGACCAAAATGGCTTTTGTGCGCTACAACCGGATGTAAACATCATTGCCAACTGATCAAGACACGCCTGGTGCGCGTTAGGTTAGTCGAAGACTAAACAAAGTTTTTTTCAGAATAGATGGGCTGTGTTTGCGAATCCCGACCCAGTTCTCAAAACCAAACCATACCTGCAAATCCTTCTATTAATTAAAGGACGTTCATAGGAGTCATGGTACGGAAACCCATATTGTTCCATTATTGTTTGTCAAATAAAAGTCGTCTTTGTTTTTCAAGAACAGACTACAGCAAATGGCACACAAGCGGTTAATATACTACGTCACATACACTATGCCTCGTGCTCCACCACAACTTCACGTTTGTTCATGTTATTCAAATATAACAAGTCAGCAAACAATAGTCAAGGACCTGTGCAGCAGCCATCGACAAAAAAGTGCCCTGTGCGGCAGAACATTTTCAAAGGAAGATGAATTGCATTTAGTCACACAGTTATTTCAAACAAATCGCATTCAAGGCCATATGAAACAAGTTAATTTTGGGATGCATACCTACAAGTAACACCACTACGAAAATACGAAGTTCGACCTATATCTGACTCCATTTTCGGCCCTGCGTCTGGTTGATGTTATTGCCCACAAAAACTTCTCAACTAAATAGAAAGTGGGCGTTACTTTCCCCATCTATCCAATTAGGAAAGGAACCAATGGGATTGGGGTTAGCAATGGGATTCGATTAATCTGGCCCGGGTAGACGTGTTTTGCACCGGGAGAAGGAACCGGGCAGCATCCGGTCGTGAGCCAGGTGCCCCGTTCAAAGTCCACTGCGAAGTcagctcaaaacaaaagtgacgtaATTCGTacgtggagtaatgagtaggattctgtttTCACACGCAACATGGATAGCTTTTCAAAAGATGTATCTGCCTCCCCGATGAAAACTAGTTTGAAACTGCAAACATATTTTAAATGGAAAAGAGAGATATGGGTCTGgacgatgcaccatgctgccttgttgacatgACCAAGCAGCGCAGATCACTGAGAATGACGTTCCTTTCCTCGCTGCTTTTGCCAGTTCACGTCACGGGTAATAGACCGGCGCCCTGCAGCTCAGCATAATCGAATCCGCCCATTGAAAAGCCATGATCAAACATCACATCTGACCAATAGGAACACCACCCTAATTAAGCATAAATGTATCAATAACTGTAAATGTCTCATTACAATATTGTATATGTTCATTTACTGGAACGTACTAGTCTTTGATATTACCTTTGTAATAAAAAGCAGTATATCAAAAAAGATTATTAAATACAAAATTTGAGACAATCATGTACAAAATCTATTAAAGTGCTTAAACTTGTATCTGTTCATTATTTGGGTGAAGTGCAGTTACTCACAAAAATAACTGTTGCCTTCACAGAGTTTTTGACATTCTGATTTCTTGAAAAACAACTGTTTCAACTGGAGATAGAATATTCTATTGTTCCCAATTTATCTCATGTGCATCTCTAAGAAAATTTGGCCCCACAAAAGGACACTCCCCTATAGACTTATAAAACTTACAAGATATTCTTTTGGGGGAAATTTTGTGAATACATACTGCAATTGGAAAACATTTTAGTCTCACTTTATGTACAATGCACTTCCAGTATGCAGAGCCTTCATAGGTGTGACCAATTTCATGAGGTAGTTGAGTTCTACAACTTTATATAAAACACTTTTTATTTGCTATTTTGCATTTATTAAAGTCCCAAACCCAGAGAGTGCAAACCTAAAAACAATAATGAAATTGTAGATAAAATCCTTGAAAAAGTAGTTTGTTCAGTGTTGTACATTATAGTCCTGAATGGATGCAGAGTTCAAAGGTGTGATTTTGGTAGTCTTGATATTCATCTCTCATCATTCAAATGTATTATGCCAGACATTTCTTTAATCCACAAAGCAGCCACGTTGTCTGATCCTGAGTCATGGTAAGATAGGCAGACACCACTACATTACATGTACTAGTAACATGAGTAATACACTAAGGTTTAAGGACTGGTCCTTTGCTGGTTCTCCATTCATCTAGATTAGATACAGAATCACACCTCTCAAAGTAAAAGGCCAAACTCATCTAGAAAATATTATTTCAGTATTTTAGAAAACATGTTGGGGGTAGTCACATCTCACAGTGGTACCTGTCCATAACCGATGATCACTTAAAGATGACAGCCTCAAAAATTAACGTAAGACTTTGTGTCATTAGTTGTCATAATTATCTATACATTTATCATTTGTGTACCCAGGTATATTATAACATTACAACTCACCACTTAGGTACCTTAGATAAACCAAAGAGCACACATCTGTACAATCTAACAAAATTACCACCATTATTCTGGTGAACATTATTCattaacttttgtttattcccTAACTACAATTAAATTCCCTAAAACAATTGCGCTACTGCTAACAGTACCAGTAGTGTATGAAACGATTCTGAGAAGTATGAAAATGTTAACAAATATTCAGTTGAATACAGTATAACCAAGGAAGGGTAGAGGCTCAAGTTTATGTTGTGTTAGAGAAATAACTTGTTTTTCGAACTCTAACACTATCCATATTGATTAACACCCGTTTCCCGTTTTCCTTTTGACCTGCACCATCTCGTTTTCCTTTTGACCTGCACCATGTTGTTAAGCAACTTCTATATAGTCTCTTTAGAACTTCtaaaagtgctttgagagactagtcaaggacatCACATATCACCTCcaacttacctgacaccctagacccactccaatttgcttaccgccccaataggtccacagacgacacaatcgccatcacactgcacactgccctaacccatccggacaagaggaatacctatgtaagaatgctgttcatcgattacagctcagcatttaacaccatagtaccctccaaactcgccataaagctcgagaccctgggtctcgaccccgccctgtgcaagtgggtcctggacttcctgacgggccgcccccaggtggtgagggtaggtaacaacatctccatcccgctgatcctcaacactggggccccacaagggtgtgttctcagccctctcctgtactcccggttcacccacgactgcgtggccatgcacgcctccaacttaatcatcaagtttgcagacgacactacagtggtaggcttgattaccaacaacgacgagacggcctacagggagtaggtgagggccctcggagtgtggtgtcaggaaaataacctcacactcaacgtcaacaacacaaaggagatgatcgtggatttcaggaagcagcagagggagcggccccctatctacattgacgggacagtagtggagggtggaacgttttaagttcctcggcgtacacatcatggacaaactgaaatggtccacccacacagacagcgtggtgaagaaggcgcagcagcgcctcttcaacctcaggaggctgaagaaatttggtttgtcaccaaaaacactcacaaacttttacagatgcacaatcgagagcatcctgtcgggctgtatcaccacctggtacggtaactgctccgcccataaccgtaaggctctcca encodes:
- the mkrn4 gene encoding makorin, ring finger protein, 4 isoform X1, giving the protein MEQYGFPYHDSYERPLINRRICRQFLNGSCRFGSSCHYLHELPSVLPPTSQICRYFQKGGCWFGDGCRYLHITDPEAASAGLSRRGSAPVVHTPWVGHALPERRGSEPSLLQAQGFHSQGRRGSESMQTYVAHLQHNFGRQNTDITEEDVAEGSSQTSPQRQSMTSIGPASYVLTWHRATSSHANVTEPQPSVQQCPETSAQTTVPSSTLSAQAGEWRPLVNQQQEPSSLEVAAEHGASSATAAFHTAQEHTESFNQSKDVTCGICMETVYEKTSAERRFGILPNCSHPFCLSCIVTWRKTKNFHEEVIKSCPQCRVKSAFYVPNKYWVEGQPKETLIRNFKEKCSKRRCSFFMRHGCCPFKTECLYWHDLPHGYRPPRRRRSAHSHHATSLDDLGSLQLLDYVIAMTLLDDLLDDEDDDELPLYPSEYDDYDLF
- the mkrn4 gene encoding makorin, ring finger protein, 4 isoform X3; its protein translation is MESDIGRTSYFRSGVTCRQFLNGSCRFGSSCHYLHELPSVLPPTSQICRYFQKGGCWFGDGCRYLHITDPEAASAGLSRRGSAPVVHTPWVGHALPERRGSEPSLLQAQGFHSQGRRGSESMQTYVAHLQHNFGRQNTDITEEDVAEGSSQTSPQRQSMTSIGPASYVLTWHRATSSHANVTEPQPSVQQCPETSAQTTVPSSTLSAQAGEWRPLVNQQQEPSSLEVAAEHGASSATAAFHTAQEHTESFNQSKDVTCGICMETVYEKTSAERRFGILPNCSHPFCLSCIVTWRKTKNFHEEVIKSCPQCRVKSAFYVPNKYWVEGQPKETLIRNFKEKCSKRRCSFFMRHGCCPFKTECLYWHDLPHGYRPPRRRRSAHSHHATSLDDLGSLQLLDYVIAMTLLDDLLDDEDDDELPLYPSEYDDYDLF
- the mkrn4 gene encoding makorin, ring finger protein, 4 isoform X2, which gives rise to MEQYGFPYHDSYERPLINRRICRQFLNGSCRFGSSCHYLHELPSVLPPTSQICRYFQKGGCWFGDGCRYLHITDPEAASAGLSRRGSAPVVHTPWVGHALPERRGSEPSLLQAQGFHSQGRRGSESMQTYVAHLQHNFGRQNTDITEEDVAEGSSQTSPQRQSMTSIGPASYVLTWHRATSSHANVTEPQPSVQQCPETSAQTTVPSSTLSAQAGEWRPLVNQQEPSSLEVAAEHGASSATAAFHTAQEHTESFNQSKDVTCGICMETVYEKTSAERRFGILPNCSHPFCLSCIVTWRKTKNFHEEVIKSCPQCRVKSAFYVPNKYWVEGQPKETLIRNFKEKCSKRRCSFFMRHGCCPFKTECLYWHDLPHGYRPPRRRRSAHSHHATSLDDLGSLQLLDYVIAMTLLDDLLDDEDDDELPLYPSEYDDYDLF
- the mkrn4 gene encoding makorin, ring finger protein, 4 isoform X4, with the protein product MEQYGFPYHDSYERPLINRRICRQFLNGSCRFGSSCHYLHELPSVLPPTSQICRYFQKGGCWFGDGCRYLHITDPEAASAGLSRRGSAPVVHTPWVGHALPERRGSEPSLLQAQGFHSQGRRGSESMQTYVAHLQHNFGRQNTDITEEDVAEGSSQTSPQRQTTSSHANVTEPQPSVQQCPETSAQTTVPSSTLSAQAGEWRPLVNQQQEPSSLEVAAEHGASSATAAFHTAQEHTESFNQSKDVTCGICMETVYEKTSAERRFGILPNCSHPFCLSCIVTWRKTKNFHEEVIKSCPQCRVKSAFYVPNKYWVEGQPKETLIRNFKEKCSKRRCSFFMRHGCCPFKTECLYWHDLPHGYRPPRRRRSAHSHHATSLDDLGSLQLLDYVIAMTLLDDLLDDEDDDELPLYPSEYDDYDLF